A region of the Geomonas subterranea genome:
CACCTTTGCGGCGACACGTTTGAGTTCCTCCATGGCGCTGGCGGAGAAACGGAGCCGCTCCTCCTTCTTGCGCATCAGGTAGTTGAGGATCGCCTCGGCCTGGTCCCCCACCTGCTCGATCTCGTTTACGAGCTCCAGCATGGTCGGTATCTCGACCGCGCGCTCCAGTGACAGCGTCTCGCGCGAGAGCGCCACCAGGAACTGGGACATGTCGCGGTGCAGCACGTCCAGCACCACTTCCTTGTCGCGGACGGCGGCGGCGACCTTCGGATTGAAGCCGTCAAACTGCGACGTGAGCTCCGCGTACATGGCAGCGGCGATCCCCCCCATCCTGGCGAGCTCGTTCCATGCCTGGACCAGGGCGATGGTGGGGGTCTTGATGACGCGCACGTCGATGAAGCGCGGGCGCGGCTCGCTCTCGGAGCGCCTGGTGGGGAGCAGCGTCTCGGCGGAGCGGGCGAAGAAGCCGATGGTGGGGAGAAACATGAGGAGCGACGCCACGGTGAAGAGCGTGTGGGCGTTGGCCAGGTGTCTGGCTATGTGGGGGCGCAGCGCCTGCACCACCGCCTCCGGCGGCGCGCCGCGATGCCAAAGGGATAGATCGCCGGGCGAAACCAGTGCCACGGCCTTCAGGAATAACGGGAAGAAAGTCAGGGCGAGGGCGATGGCCACCAAGCTGATGCCAAGATAGATGACCACCGCGCGTTTGGCGGTCTGGGTGCCGCCGATGGAGGCGATGAGCGGAATCAGTGCCGCCCCGGCCACCTCGCCGATGACCATGGCGATGGCGGCGTCATAGGGCAAAACGCCCGCCGAGGCGAGGGCGATCACGATGCCCAAAGTGGCGCTGCCCGACTGCACCAGGAAGGTGAGCAGCGCGCCGAGCAGGACCGCGACCAGGCGCACCGAGGGAAGCCCCTGGTGCAGACCCGCGATGATGGCGCTTTCGCTGAGCGGCAGGCACGCACCTTCCAGGATGGAGAGGCCGAAGAAGACGAGACCGATCCCCAGCAGCATCCCGCCGGCGTCGGCAAGCCTGCGCGTGCGGGAGAACAAATTGAGGAAGACCCCGATGGTTATGGCTGGCAGGGCTACGGCGGAAACGCGGAAAGCGATGAACTGTATGGCGAGGGTGGTGCCGATGCCGGTACCGAGCAGCACCCCCAGTGCCTGGTACAGGGAAAGGAGGCCGGCGTTCACGAAGCCGACCACGAGGACTGACGCCGCTGAGCCGGACTGCAGGATGGAGGCGAGACAACTGCCGATCAGGGGGGCGGCGAGGCGGTTGCCGGTGGTCCGCTCCAGCACGCGGCGCAGGCGTTCTCCGGTTACCTTTTGCAGCCCCTCCGACATGGTGCGCATGCCGAGTATGAAGAGCGCAAGGCCACCGAGTGCCTCAACGATGTACGACCAAGGGGTGGGAAACATGGTAATGCCAGTCCAGCAGTGTTAAGGCGAAAATCGCCTCGAGAATAATGGGCGCCCGCCGGTCATGGCGGCCGGCGGGCGCAGTGGTGCTATCAGGATTCGGTTACTCCCGTGACGGATAGGGGTGTAGCGGTTAGCCGGAGACTTTTTCTTTAAGTTCCTTGCCGACCTTGAAGAAAGGTAGCTTCTTCGCCTTCACGGAGATGGATTCGCCCGTCTTGGGGTTTCTCCCGGTGTAGGCGTCGTACTCCTTCACCACGAAGCTGCCAAACCCCCTGATCTCGATCCGGTCGCCGGAAAGAAGGGCCTCGGTCATCGACGCGAAGACGGCATTGACGACTTCCTCCGCCTTCTTGAAGGAGAGGGTCTTTTTAGCTGCGAGAGATTCAATGAGTTCTGATTTGTTCATTGTCCACCTCCGGAAACCAGCTTCTTTAGCAACATCCTTTTAGGTATTTCTTGGTCAGGTACTTCACGTCGTCGGTGCGCCCCTGGCGGTTCAGAATCGGGATGAGCCGCTCGGCGGCAGCCTTGGCCATGCCGGGCTGCTCCAGGGACTTGGTCCACAACTCCATGGCGCGCTCCGTGTCGCCGGTAGCCTCGTGCAGTTCGCCAAGCATGAACTGGGCCTGGTCGGGGATTATATTGAGCTCCAGCATCCGCTGCGCGACAGCTATCGCCTGGGGGTAGCGCCCGCCGCCGGCCATCAAATGAATGAGGGCCAGGTACACGGTCGCGTTCTGGGGATTGAGCGCCAGTGCTCGATTCAGGAGCGCCTCGCTCTCATGAATTTGCCCCGCCCTGAACATTATAAGTGCCACTTCGTATAATACAATGTCATTTTCACCAGATAACAACATTTCCTGCAAAATTGTGAACGCCTCGCGATCGTTGCCCTCATGAATCATGAGGTACGCCTTGGCGAATTTGGGACCGAGGTCGGCGTAGCGTCCGGGGAGGTCACCCGGGAGCGGCTGGACCATGAGGAAGAACTGGTCCTCCTCGGAAAGGCTCATGCCCATCGGCGCGGGCTCCTCGTGATGGTGGTCGCCGTGCCCCTTGCAGGTCGTGCAGGAGCCTCCGCCGTGCGGCTTGTAGTTGCCGGCGCCGGCGGGTGCGGCGGGCTTGGCCTCGGCCTGTGCCTCGGGCTGCTCCAGTTTCGCGGCCTCGGCGCGGGCGCGCGACTTGATGCCGGGATCGGCGGCGAGGTCGGCGGCGAGACAGAAGTGATCGTGCGCCTTTTGTGCTTCACCGGCGCGCAGGGCGTGCTCCCCCTCCTGCAGGTTCAGCTCGCCCAGTTTGTCGCAGGCCTGGTCCATGGCCTGGCGGATGGCTGCGGCTTCCTGGTGCTCCTCGGCCGGGCAGAGCTTCAGCGCTTCCTGAAAGTCGACCCGCGCATCCGAGTAGCGCTCAGCGGCGAGGTGCTTGGCACCCTGATTCTGGTAATGACGGAAATCCTTCTTGCCGAACAGTCCGAAAAACATGCAGCCTCCGATTGGTGGAATGAAATGAATATTATGCGCGTACCAGTTCGGTGACGCTCTCGAGGTGGTAGGTCTGCGGGAACATGTCCACCGGTTTCGAGCGGGTCACCCGGTACCCGTTGCCGCAAAGCGAAGCGAGATCGCGGGCCAGGGTGGCCGGGTCACAGGAAACGTAAATGATTTTGCGTGGCGCGAGACCGGCCAGCTCAGCGGCAGCCTCGGCGCCCCCCCGCGGAGGGTCGAGCACCACCAGGTCGAACGAATCCTTCCGCTTGACCAGACGCCTGACGGCCTGGGCCACGTCGCTGACCAGGAACTCGGCGTTTTGAATCCCGTTCGCCTCGGCGTTGGCCACGGCATCCGCGATGGACGGCGCGTATCCCTCCACCCCCATCACGTGCGCCGCATTGTGCGCCAGCGGCAGAGAGAGGTTGCCGTTGCCGCAGTACAGGTCGAGCACCCGCTCCTTACCGGTCAGCCCCGCCCACTCGCATGCGGTGCGGATCAATTCGAGATTCTGCCGGTAGTTGACCTGGGAGAAACCGCCTCGTCCGAAACGGAGCTTCAGCTCCCTGGAGCCGGGAGTGAGGCTCGCCGGGACCCGGTAGCTCAGCGAGTCGATGCCGAAGGCCTTTTCGAGCTCCCCTTTCCGGCCGCTGCGCACGAACACCCCGGCGACGGAGGGGAGCCGGGAGCGGTCCCGGGTCAGAGACTCGAGCAAGGGAGCACCGCCCCCCCTGCTGTGCACGATGGCGATCCCGTCCCCGTCGTCACCGGTCGAGAGGTCTATCTGGTGGACCGACTCGCATTGGGGTAGCCCGGGGAGGAGCACCCTGAATTCCGCGGCCATACGGTTCAACAGCGGCTGCGCCAACGGGCAGCCGGTGCCGAAATCGACGACGTCATGGGAGCCGGTGCGGAAAAAGCCTAGTCGCAGCGCCCCAGCCGCGACGGTGACCTTAACTTGAACGCGGGAGCGGTAGCCGTAGGAATCGGGCGACGCAGCGACCGGCAGCACGCTCTCCCGCTCGACCTTGCCGATGCGCGACAGGGTGTCAGCGAAGATGCCCCCCTTTTGTTTCACCTGCTCGGAGTACGGCAGGAACTGCCAGTCGCAGCCGCCGCACTCCCCGAAGACCGGGCAGACCGGGGCGATGCGCAGCGCGGAGGGCTCGACCAGTTCGACCAGTTCCCCCTCCAGGAACGAGCGTTTCTCCCTGACCACGCGGATCCTGGCGTGGTCGCCCGGAGCGGTGAAGGGAACGAAACAGGCCTTCCCTTCCACCCTCCCGAAGCCGGCGCCGCCGTAACAGAGACTCTCTATCGCGATGATCCGGTCAGCCATGGATACCGCGCGGCACGAACCCCGTTTTTCGTCCACGGACGCGGGTCAGTTCGGACTGGACCAGTTTCCTCGGGAAATCGGGGGTGTTGAAATAGCCAAGGGAATGCGCGGCGAAATCGGAGATCACCCGCTCCACGGTCTCGTCCACGGAGAGCGAGGCCACCCCCTGGTGCTCGATTTCCTTCTTGTAGCTCACGCTGGCGCCAAGCAGTTTCCTGGCCGCCTCGTGGGATTCATCGTCGGGGAAAAGGCCGGGTGAAAGCGGGACTTCGCAGCATATCTGGATGCGGACCTGGTGGTAATCGCCGAAGTAGCGGCGTGTGGCATCGAAGAAGCGAACGGTGAGCCCGTTGGACAGCGGGATCTCCCTGATCAGTTTTTGCATGTAAAGTCGGTACTCCTTGGAAAAATCTGGTCATTTTTTTAGCATGTTATGGGGATTCTGTAAATAGCGATGATATCGAAGGGAAAATGGGAACAGCTGTGAAATGCAGCTTGCTTTTTGCGGTAAAAATTTGTAGACTCACAGATTGTTAAAAGAAGCCACATCCCTCCCAGGAGCAAAAATGAGCAAGGAAGAAGCAATAGAAGTCGAAGGAACGGTCATTGAGCCGCTTCCCAACGCGATGTTCAAGGTGAAGCTGGAAAACGACCACATGGTGCTGGCGCACATTTCAGGCAAGATGAGGAAGTTTTTCATCAAGATCCTGCCTGGCGACAAGGTCACCGTCGAGCTCTCTCCCTACGACCTGAGCCGCGGCCGCATCACCTATCGCGCAAAATAAACCCCTTCCCCGTACGTCACCGGCGTCTGTCCCTGCCACTCTCAGCATCGCTGCAAGGCACCTACGGATAACATAGGACCCAATACCGGTTTAGCTGCGTGCACCGCGCGCAGCACACTGAACCTTTATTCAATCCCACAGTAAGAAGAGGAAGAACCAATGTACACTGCAGCCGATCTGAGAAAAGGTTTGAAAATCACCATCGACAACGAGCCTTACATCATCACCCACTTCGACTTCGCCAAGCCGGGCAAAGGGCAGGCCCTTTACCGCACCAAGATGAAGAACATGATCACCGGCTCCACCCTGGACCGCACCTACCGCTCCGGCGAGACCTTCGAACCCGCGAGCCTCGAAGACCGCGTGATGCAGTACCTCTACAAGGAAGATGATCACTACTGCTTCATGGACAACAGCACCTTCGAGCAGATCCACATCAGCGAAGACGCCATGGGCGACGCCAAGAACTACCTGATCGACAACCTCCAGGTGGACGTGCTCCTGTTCAGGGAGAAGGCGATCGGCGTGGACGTGCCCAACTTCGTCAACCTGCGCGTCGTGCAGACCGACCCCTGGGTCAAGGGCGACACCTCCGGCAGCGATTCCAAGCCCGCCACCGTCGAGACCGGCTACGTGCTGCGCGTACCGCCGTTCATCGAAGAAGGCGAACTGATCACCATCGACACCCGCACCGGCGAGTACTCCACCAGGGTCAAGGGGTAAGACATGTCGGGAAGTTGGCCACTGGCCAGGCGCTCACAGGCCCTGGCCCAGCGTGGCGCGATCTTCACCAGGATCAGGATGTTTTTCCAGGAAAAGGGGTATCTCGAGGTCGAGACCCCTTTTCGTATTCCCGCTCCCGCCCCCGAGACCCAGATCGACGCCATACCCAGTGACGGCTGGTTCATGCAGACTTCGCCCGAACTCTGCATGAAGCGGCTCCTCGCCGCAGGTTATCCCCGGATTTTCCAGATCTGCCGCTGCTGGCGCGACGGCGAGCGCGGAAGCAGGCACCTGAGCGAATTCACCATGCTCGAGTGGTACCGGGCGCAGGCTGACTACCGCGTGCTGATGGACGAGACCGAGGAACTGGTCAGGGCCGCCGCTGGAGGTTCCGGCATCACCTATCGCGGCGTGCAGATCGACCTCTCCCCCCCCTGGGAACGGATCACGGTCCGCGACGCCTTCCTGCGCTACGCCGGCACCATCGCAGAAAGCGCCCTGTCCGGGGGCACTTTCGACGAACTCATGGTCGAGAAGGTCGAGCCGATGCTCGGTATGGGCCGCCCCACCTTCATCTACGATTACCCCGCCAGTTGCTCCGCACTGGCCCGCCTGAAGAGCGAAGATCCGTCGGTGGCCGAACGCTTCGAACTCTACATGGGAGGGCTCGAGATCGCCAACGCCTTCTCTGAACTGATCGACCCGGTCGAGCAGCGCGCAAGGTTCGAGGCTGAGGCCGCTGAGCGGCTCCGCCAGGGCAAACCCGCCTACCCCATGCCCGAAAAATTCCTCGACGCGCTTTCCGGGATGCCGGAAGCAGCCGGAATCGCCCTCGGCCTCGACCGTCTGGTGATGGTCCTTCTCGACGCAGAGAGCATCGACGACGTCGTCGCCTTCACCACCGAGGAGCTTTGACCGAGCTCGCGGCCGGCGACCAGTGGTCGGCGGCCGCGGCGTTCCCCTCACCCCTGTCCTAGGTCACAGTCCCCTCGCCCTTTGGGAGAGGGTGGCCGAAGGCCGGGTGTGGGTTCTTGCCTCAGCGAGATGTTGCTTCCTATCGATGCAAATCCCCCTTTTCAGAGAAGCGACGGACCACACCCTCACCTAATCGTCAACCGTCCACCTTGAAGTGGTTGACAACCTACTCCCGCGCGTGCTAAATGAGCGCTTGGAGGATCACTCATGGAAAAACTCATCTCTGAAATAGCTCAAAGAATCATCGCAGGCGGGTCCATCACCCAGGACGAGGCCGTCCGGCTCTCGGACGCCCAAGGCTCGGAACTCTTCGACCTGTACCGCGCCGCCACTCGCGTCAAGGAGCACTTCGTCGGCAACGAGGTGCACCTCTGCTCCATCATCAACGCCAAGTCCGGCCGTTGCGCCGAAAACTGCGCCTTCTGCGCCCAATCCGCTCACCACACGACGGACGCACCGGTTTACCCGCTGGTCCAGGAAGAGCAGATGGTGGAATGCGCGAAGACGGCCGAGACCAACGGCTCCGCCTGTTTCGGCATCATCACCAGCGGCACCACGGTCAAGGGGCAGGAACTCGAACAGATATTGGCCGCATTGCGCCGCATAAGGAAGGAAACCTCCATCCTCCCCTCCTGCTCCCTCGGCATCATCGACGAGGAGACCGCGCTGAAACTCAAGGAAGCCGGGATGGACACCTACCACCACAACCTCGAGACCGCGGAGAGCTTCTTCCCCAACATCTGCACCACCCACGAATACCAGGATGACGTCAACACGGTCCGCGCCGTTAAGAAAGCCGGTGTGAAGGTCTGCTCGGGGGGGATTTTCGGCATGGGCGAGAGCGCCGCGCAGCGCGTCGAGATGGCCTTCACCCTCAAGGACCTGGACGTAGACTCCGTACCGATGAACTTTCTGAACCCCATCGAGGGAACCAGGCTCGAGGGGGCCAGGAACATCACCGCGCAGGAGTGCCTTAAGACCATCGCCATCTACCGCCTGATCCTGCCGGCAAAGAGAATTACCATCTGCGGCGGCCGCGAGAAGAACCTGCGCGACCTGCAGTCCTGGATCTTCTTCGCCGGCGCGAACGGCACCATGATCGGCAACTACCTGACCACCCTTGGGCGCAACGTCGACACCGACCTGACCATGTTCAGCGATCTCGGCCTCACCACGGTCATGTGCGCGCACTAAACCACGACCGTTTGCCCCCTCGCTCATAAGGACATCCCCTCTCCCCCCGGGAGAGGGTGGCCGCAGGTCGGGTGAGGGAGACGCCGTTACCATCCGGTACATCCCTCTCCCAGAGGGAGAGGGATGGGGCAACCGGCAGGGGCGAATGATTATTCGCCCCTACAGTTGAACCTGACTGAAAGGAAAACAGCATATGCCTGCCAAAAGCATCTTCATCACCGGGACCGACACTGGAGTCGGGAAAACCATCGCATCGGCCACCATCGCCATGCTCCTGCGGAAAATGGGGCACAGTGTCGGCGTCATGAAGCCGGTCACCAGCGGCTGCATCGAGCGCGACGGCGCTCTGGTCTCCGAAGACGCGGAACTCCTCGCCTTTGCCGCCGGCGTTCCGGTAACGCCGGACTCCGCCACGTACCTGCTCAGGGCGCCCCTTGCCCCTTCCGTTTCCGCCAGCCAGGACAGCGTCCGCATCAGCTTCGACGCCATCAAGGAGGCCTACCAGAGACTCGCCGCCAACTACGATTTCATCATCGTGGAAGGTGCCGGCGGTTTGATGGTCCCCCTGGCCGGGGGGATGCTGGTGGCAGACCTCGCCCTGCACCTGGGGCTTCCCATCGCGGTGGTGGCACGCCCCAATCTCGGCACCATCAACCATACCCTGCTCACCACCTTCACCGCGCGCACCCTTGGGCTGCAGGTGAAAGGGGTCATCGTGAACCGCTACCCCGACGCCCCCGACCAGGCCGAATCCTACGCGCCGCACATGATCGACTCTCTGTCCGGCTCGCAGCTCCTCGGCCTCTTCCCCGACATCCAGGCGGAAAACGAGCGCGAACTGGTCACCCGGCTTACCGACCGGCTGCTGCAGATGCCGGCGACCGGAATCATGCTCAGGGAGATGTTCGAATAACCTAGAACCGGTTCTACGTTCTACGTACCGGTTCCAGGTTGACGGGATTACATCCTTGATGGAAACTTCACCTTGCCTTGTTCCACCGCTTGATGCCTTGAGGGGCGGCGGTGGCTTCTTTTTTGGAGGACAACATGGTTGAACTCGATACCGAAACGCTCAGACGCTACGACAGCGACTACCTGTGGCACCCCTTCACCCAGATGAGTGAATGGGAAAACGCCGAGAACATCATCATCACCAGGGGGGAAGGCTCCTTCATCATCGACTCCGACGGCAACCGCTACCTGGACGGTGTGGGCGCCATCTGGACCAACGTGCACGGCCACTGCCGCAAGGAGATCAACGACGCGGTCAAGGAACAGGTGGACCGGCTCGAACACTCCACCCTGCTCGGGCTCTCCAACGACCGCGCCGCACTCCTGGCCAAGCGCCTGATCGATATCGCCCCCCCGGGGCTCGCCAAGGTGTTTTACTCCGACAACGGCTCGACCGCGGTCGAGATCGGCGTGAAGATGGCCTTCCAGTACCAGCAGCAGACCGGAAACAAGGCCAAGCAGAAGTTCATCCGCTTCGACAACGCCTACCACGGTGACACGGTCGGCTCCATGAGCGTGGGCGGCATCGCCATCTACCACGAGGTATACGCCCCCCTGCTCTTCCCGACCATCATGGCCCCCTCCCCCTACTGCTACCGCTGCCCCCTTTCCTCTGAAGGGGATTGCGGCAGTTGCGGCCTTCTCTGCCTGAAGGAACTCGAGCGGCTCATGAAAGAACACGCGCATGAACTGGCTGGTCTCGTGATCGAGCCCTCGGTGCAGGGGGCCGGCGGCATGATCGTGCAGCCTCCAGGCTTCGTCAAGGGGGTGCGTGAACTGTGCGACCGCTACGATGTCCTCATGATCGCGGACGAGGTCGCCGTCGGCTTCGGCCGCACCGGAGCCATGTTCGCCTGCGGCAAGGAAGGGGTGACCCCGGACATCATGGCCATCTCCAAAGGGATCTCGGCCGGCTACCTGCCACTAGCCGCCACGCTCACCACCCGCAAAGTCTACGACGCCTTCTGGGGCGCTTACAGCGACCTCAAGACCTTCTTCCACGGCCACACCTTCACCGGGAACCCCATTGCCTGCGCGGCCGCGCTCGCAAGCCTCGACCTCTTCGAGAAGGACCGCCTGCTGGAGCAGTTGCCGGAGAAGATCGACTACCTCCAGGACCGGCTGCAACGGCTCATGGAACTGCCCCACGTCGGAGACGTACGCCAGGAAGGGATGATCGCCGGGATCGAACTGGTCCGCGACCGTCACAGCCGCGAACCGTACCACTGGGAGGAGCGTGTCGGTGTCCGGGTGTGCCTGGAAGCCCGGAAGCACGGACTGTTCCTCCGCCCCTTGGGGAACGTGATCGTCGTGTTCCCTCCCCTCTCCATCTCGATGGACGAACTCGCCATCCTCATGGACGGCATTGAGGCCTCCATCCGCTGCATCACCGGATAGGCTGCCGACCCGCCGCGCCCGACGCAGAAACATCTGGCATCTGACAAATTCATCCAGTAATATAATGAACTTCGCCTCTACTCCCCTCTCCCGCCCGGAGAGGGGCAGGGGTTTGGCGGCTCAGGCGGCACCGGGCTCGGAGGGCGAGTCCCCCGGCACCAATGACGCCGGTTCGTCCCCCGTCCGCCCTGCGGTACCCTCTCCCGGTGGGCGAGGGAGTGACGGTCGCCGCCACGGCGCACAGCATCATAAACAGAGCATGTTACAGAGTAAAAGCTCGAGGAGCACTTCATGGAACTGATCGACAGCCATTCCCACATATACGGACACGAGTACGCGGAGGATTTCGAGGAGATGATGGCCCGCGCCAGTGAAGCGGGGGTGGGCACCATCATGGCGGTAGGCGCGGACATGGAGTCCAGCCGCGAGGCGGTTGCCTTGGCGGCCGCGCGCCCCAACATCTACTGCGCGGTGGGTATCCATCCCCACGACGCGGCCGGCGTGACCGAGGAGGACTACCAGGCGGTGCGCGAACTCGCCCTGGGAAACCCGAAGGTGGTTGCCATAGGCGAGGTGGGGCTCGACTTCTTCCGTGACCGTTCGCCCCGCCCGGCGCAGGAAGAGGTGTTCCGGCGTTTCATCCGGATGGCGCGGGAACTCTCGCTGCCGCTCATCATCCACGACCGCGACGCCCATGACCGCATCCTCGCCATCCTCAAGGAGGAAAAGGCCCACGAAGTGGGGGGCGTTTTGCACTGCTTCTCCGGCGACCTGGCCATGGCGCAGGAATGCATCGCGATGAACTTCATGATCTCCATCCCCGGCACCGTCACCTACCCCTCCAACGAGGCGCTCAGGGAGGTGGTGCGCGGGGTGAAGATCGAAAGGCTCATGGTGGAAACCGACGCACCCTACCTCACCCCGGTACCGCACCGCGGCAAGAGGAACGAGCCCGCCTTCGTGAGGTTTGCCGCCGAGCGGATCGCGGAACTGAAAGGTCTTTCCCCCGACGACGTGGGGCGCATCACGTCCTTCAACACGAGGAGACTGTTCCGGATCGACCAGCCGGCACAGGAGGACACCATCGCCTACAAGATCCGGGAATCCCTCTACCTCAACATCACCAACCGCTGCTCCAACCGCTGCACCTTCTGCCCCAAGTTCGAGGAACTGTCGGTCAAGGGGCATGAGCTGAAGCTCTCGCACGAGCCCGATTTCGCTGAGGTGATCGCCGCCGTGGACGCGGCATCGGATTATAACGAGGTGGTCTTCTGCGGGTTCGGCGAGCCCCTGATCCGGCTGGACCTGGTCAAGGAGGTGGCTGCCGAGCTGAAACGGCGGGGTTTGCGGGTGAGGATCAACACGGACGGGCAGGCAAACCTCGTGCACGGCCGGAACATACTGCCGGAACTGAGCGGGCTGGTGGATTCACTGTCGGTCAGCCTGAACGCCGCCAACGCCGCCGATTACGACAGGCTCTGCAATACCCCGTTCGGGGCGGCGGGATTCGCGGGTTTGTGCGATTTCCTGCGGGAGGCTCCCCGGTACGTGCCCCAGGTGACGGCGAGCGCGGTGACGGTGCCAGGGCTTGATGTCGACCAGGTTCGTAAACTCGCCCTGTCGCTCGGCGTCGAATTCCGCGAGCGCGAGTACTCCGAGGTCGGCTAGGGTGCGTCGGCGGGGGGGAGCGTGAAGTAGAAGGTCGATCCCTCGCCTGGCACCCCCTCGCCCCACACCCTGCCCCCCATCCGCTCCAGCATGTGGCGCACCATGGAAAGGCCCAGGCCGTGGCCGCCGAAGCGGCTGCCGTCATGCAGTTTCTGGAACGGGGTGAAGAGTTTTTCGGACTCGGTCATGTCGAACCCCTCCCCGTTGTCCCTCACGTAACAGATCCCGCCGTTTCTGCCGAAGGAGATCCTGGTGCAGCTTTTCAGCGCGCTGTACTTCCAGGCGTTCCCCAAAAGGTTTTCCATCACGCTGGCCAGCAGCCTCTGGTCGCCGGTGACCACTACGCCATCCTCCACTTCCAGCGACACCTCCCTTTTGGGATCGGTGATCCTCAGGTCTGCCAGGATGCGCCGGGCCAGGAGACTCAGGTCGACGGGCTGCAGGGTCGGCCGCGCCGATTTCACCTCGGAAAAATCAAGCATCCTGTCCAAGGTCCTCTCCATCCTCTCTCCGCCACTTATGATGCTGGCCAGGTACTCCTTGGCGGGTTCGTCGAGCCGGTCACCGTAACCTTCCAGCAACAATTCGCCGTAGCCGTAGATCACCCGCAGCGGAGTGCGCAGATCATGGGAGACCGAATCGTAGAGCAATTCGAGCTCTGCGTAGGCCTGGCTCAACTCCGAGGTCCGCTCTGCGACGCGCCGTTCCAGGTGCTCCGACGCCCTGCGGAGCTGGTCCGACAACCGCCTCTCGTTGGCGAGCCGCATCGCGTTGCGAACGCTCACCCCGATCACAGGCGCGATCCCCTGTATAAGGTTGAGATCGCTTTGCAGCAGCCCTCCTGCCCTGCTTGCGTCATCGACGGCGAGCACCCCCAGCGCCTCACCTTCACAAACGATGGGGGCACAGATGAACGATCTGACCCCGAGGGCGTGGATAAGCGAGAAGTTTTCCGGAACCGCCTGCAGCCTGATATCCTCGATGTCCCCGACCAGCACCGGTTGCTGGGTGTGGAAGCAGCTGACCAGCACCCCGCGGGGGGCACCGGAAGCAAGCGGGAACTCGATGCGGCGCACCCGCTCCTCCTCCTCGGGGCTCAGGCCGAAACAGCCGCGCAAAACGAGGGTGTTGTGCTGCGGATCGAGCAGGACCACGATGCCCCGGCCGTACCCGAGCCTGGTATGCAGGATGTGGTTGACGCTGGAGAGGATGCCGTCAAGTTCGGACCGGGTGGATATGACCTGGCCGATCTCGTTGACGGCGAGGGCGCGATCGAAGTTCTCCTGGACCTGGGAGAGGAGCCTTTCGCTTGAACTGCGCATGCTGGTGAGCGACGAAAGGAGGGCCTTGCGCTCGAAATGATGACTGAGCATGGTGAACCCAAGGTAGAAGAGGAGCGCGAGCAGAACCGCAGGGCCCATGAGCGTGGGGCTCCAGTAGAGCGCGCCCAGCAAAGCGACGAGCAGCAGCAGCGAGCAGGTGCGCTGCGCCAGCAGCAGCCGCGAGGCCAGCGAGGGGCG
Encoded here:
- the bioD gene encoding dethiobiotin synthase, with product MPAKSIFITGTDTGVGKTIASATIAMLLRKMGHSVGVMKPVTSGCIERDGALVSEDAELLAFAAGVPVTPDSATYLLRAPLAPSVSASQDSVRISFDAIKEAYQRLAANYDFIIVEGAGGLMVPLAGGMLVADLALHLGLPIAVVARPNLGTINHTLLTTFTARTLGLQVKGVIVNRYPDAPDQAESYAPHMIDSLSGSQLLGLFPDIQAENERELVTRLTDRLLQMPATGIMLREMFE
- a CDS encoding ATP-binding protein, which produces MKRHEVSDPGHWFSQRQVDLFHEKLVQVTGDQAIAREAGRYSASPDVLGPLRSFFLGMVGPEYIFYLINRIAPRFTRSSRCSARKTGPREIELTVAFNEGVRENPSQCENRIGFFEAAFLLFGHDFPEIVHTECVFKGGTVCRYLIRWRPSLASRLLLAQRTCSLLLLVALLGALYWSPTLMGPAVLLALLFYLGFTMLSHHFERKALLSSLTSMRSSSERLLSQVQENFDRALAVNEIGQVISTRSELDGILSSVNHILHTRLGYGRGIVVLLDPQHNTLVLRGCFGLSPEEEERVRRIEFPLASGAPRGVLVSCFHTQQPVLVGDIEDIRLQAVPENFSLIHALGVRSFICAPIVCEGEALGVLAVDDASRAGGLLQSDLNLIQGIAPVIGVSVRNAMRLANERRLSDQLRRASEHLERRVAERTSELSQAYAELELLYDSVSHDLRTPLRVIYGYGELLLEGYGDRLDEPAKEYLASIISGGERMERTLDRMLDFSEVKSARPTLQPVDLSLLARRILADLRITDPKREVSLEVEDGVVVTGDQRLLASVMENLLGNAWKYSALKSCTRISFGRNGGICYVRDNGEGFDMTESEKLFTPFQKLHDGSRFGGHGLGLSMVRHMLERMGGRVWGEGVPGEGSTFYFTLPPADAP
- a CDS encoding TatD family hydrolase, with amino-acid sequence MELIDSHSHIYGHEYAEDFEEMMARASEAGVGTIMAVGADMESSREAVALAAARPNIYCAVGIHPHDAAGVTEEDYQAVRELALGNPKVVAIGEVGLDFFRDRSPRPAQEEVFRRFIRMARELSLPLIIHDRDAHDRILAILKEEKAHEVGGVLHCFSGDLAMAQECIAMNFMISIPGTVTYPSNEALREVVRGVKIERLMVETDAPYLTPVPHRGKRNEPAFVRFAAERIAELKGLSPDDVGRITSFNTRRLFRIDQPAQEDTIAYKIRESLYLNITNRCSNRCTFCPKFEELSVKGHELKLSHEPDFAEVIAAVDAASDYNEVVFCGFGEPLIRLDLVKEVAAELKRRGLRVRINTDGQANLVHGRNILPELSGLVDSLSVSLNAANAADYDRLCNTPFGAAGFAGLCDFLREAPRYVPQVTASAVTVPGLDVDQVRKLALSLGVEFREREYSEVG
- the bioA gene encoding adenosylmethionine--8-amino-7-oxononanoate transaminase; its protein translation is MVELDTETLRRYDSDYLWHPFTQMSEWENAENIIITRGEGSFIIDSDGNRYLDGVGAIWTNVHGHCRKEINDAVKEQVDRLEHSTLLGLSNDRAALLAKRLIDIAPPGLAKVFYSDNGSTAVEIGVKMAFQYQQQTGNKAKQKFIRFDNAYHGDTVGSMSVGGIAIYHEVYAPLLFPTIMAPSPYCYRCPLSSEGDCGSCGLLCLKELERLMKEHAHELAGLVIEPSVQGAGGMIVQPPGFVKGVRELCDRYDVLMIADEVAVGFGRTGAMFACGKEGVTPDIMAISKGISAGYLPLAATLTTRKVYDAFWGAYSDLKTFFHGHTFTGNPIACAAALASLDLFEKDRLLEQLPEKIDYLQDRLQRLMELPHVGDVRQEGMIAGIELVRDRHSREPYHWEERVGVRVCLEARKHGLFLRPLGNVIVVFPPLSISMDELAILMDGIEASIRCITG
- the bioB gene encoding biotin synthase BioB; this encodes MEKLISEIAQRIIAGGSITQDEAVRLSDAQGSELFDLYRAATRVKEHFVGNEVHLCSIINAKSGRCAENCAFCAQSAHHTTDAPVYPLVQEEQMVECAKTAETNGSACFGIITSGTTVKGQELEQILAALRRIRKETSILPSCSLGIIDEETALKLKEAGMDTYHHNLETAESFFPNICTTHEYQDDVNTVRAVKKAGVKVCSGGIFGMGESAAQRVEMAFTLKDLDVDSVPMNFLNPIEGTRLEGARNITAQECLKTIAIYRLILPAKRITICGGREKNLRDLQSWIFFAGANGTMIGNYLTTLGRNVDTDLTMFSDLGLTTVMCAH